A part of Cataglyphis hispanica isolate Lineage 1 chromosome 7, ULB_Chis1_1.0, whole genome shotgun sequence genomic DNA contains:
- the LOC126850798 gene encoding LOW QUALITY PROTEIN: uncharacterized protein LOC126850798 (The sequence of the model RefSeq protein was modified relative to this genomic sequence to represent the inferred CDS: inserted 2 bases in 1 codon), producing the protein MEISEGLQKEIVAVQRKLQCAIMEHQTYKNRLETEPNNPDILGQMKRIQVYISSLGRSQRQVVQRLRTEVEAFTTDNANGSKVSIAALLGLNNNHITNNNETKHETAANGFETKPSKENYEEIVRNGDVHHSPAQDNDCAKLPSPSSVETISGEDDVVAVSMDENSDEKQEEEKQKEHKTESMEKEDFLDCLGLITQARCTELQNRRVERKRRSTANPHFIYPTYNQQPSKRRRLYSYFQSENAPHTRQTTARMNGPSPPPNKTQPAKSTSPPAQTVTKSLIPVQKSTTRPNILRNADSKVFVNKNKIEDNQMRSSVPSAKFVQPISNKTVHIPGLPSSLTIERIGNEPVVCICCRNPDSLTVCKNCSSNYHVSCHTRSLVPSRTCPRCVLAMDEEEGVGKDDDTEIKKEAEAENKLPRYKKNEKLAATAHASGAIGKARENAEVYKAAGGLHKVDAAQKKRILSTAFNHLPASTFLIPITSNNTAISNVEQSEDSKFIDIEQRQNIASRNPYIVDQHPRSNITYIQTEEQVPHSYQLSGTTIQPEKHQSYLIIKKITESAGRSDQPLSGETEDQNRSTVFNYQLPTSGSTTLQTGFHPLSNSLFYDRNIRKKQNNRAASLHCVTVPKLSNSLNPISNDYQLDRATLNGRKPWAKLSGGKLCINQSTRSVAETLLPFYGDAENSGNETESVGPAEEATANLDSRSKHGSRVGTFIHSLFPSHNKSYTITGHSRELRGFGPNDRDCPLLRQQLCRAEHELESREQPDSKPATVQLQRRALTRFFEHVKLEEAHISAPLGTKLAHKDEVSDNEIVREDAPVQRYDDDNAIAETPLLTSCDELDEDRLVVRFPWVERDTVSENSHDDNAADRSPVHSISDIAMIKPDDLSDQVELTCVNAQSSCAMAFRQSIENDDPAASVLSINTYHARQQQDNEATAAAAAAMRIAQSNLSDLHNEVSVPDDKADTERQDLPSGRRSRSRSGSSSSSSSGHSDTPEQAMNANNFSDDFEILAIGIVSSQEKREELRQHESATANETDXAMTPPLARHN; encoded by the exons ACTTATAAGAACAGACTGGAAACTGAGCCGAAT AATCCAGACATTCTCGGTCAGATGAAAAGGATTCAGGTGTACATTTCTTCTTTGGGAAGATCTCAG AGGCAAGTCGTGCAGCGACTGCGCACAGAGGTAGAAGCGTTCACGACAGACAACGCAAATGGATCGAAAGTTTCCATAGCGGCTCTCTTGGGCCTGAATAACAATCATATTACGAACAACAACGAGACGAAGCATGAAACGGCCGCTAATGGTTTTGAGACAAAGCCTTCAAAGGAGAACTATGAAGAAATTGTCAGAAATGGTGATGTTCATCATTCACCGGCGCAAGATAACGATTGCGCAAA ATTACCTAGCCCTAGCTCAGTGGAAACTATTTCCGGCGAAGACGATGTTGTTGCGGTATCAATGGACGAAAATTCTGATGAGAAGCAAGAGGAAGAGAAGCAAAAAGAACACAAAACTGAATCAATGGAAAAAGAGGACTTTCTCGATTGCCTCGGGCTTATTACTCAAGCAAGATGTACAGAACTTCAGAACAGAAGAGTGGAAAGGAAGCGTCGTAGCACAGCAAACccgcattttatatatcctaCATATAATCAACAACCGTCT aaacggAGAAGATTGTATTCATACTTTCAGTCGGAAAACGCACCTCATACTCGGCAGACGACTGCTCGTATGAATGGCCCGTCGCCACCACCTAACAAAACTCAGCCAGCCAAATCTACCTCGCCACCGGCACAAACGGTAACGAAGTCGCTAATTCCAGTACAAAAGTCCACCACCAGGCCAAATATCCTCAGAAACGCGGACAGTAAAGTTTTTGTGAACAAAAACAAGATAGAAGATAACCAAATGCGATCATCCGTACCTAGTGCCAAATTCGTTCAGCCGATAAGCAATAAGACTGTTCATATTCCCGGATTACCATCTAGCTTGACCATCGAAAGAATCGGGAATGAACCTGTTGTGTGTATCTGTTGTAGAAATCCAG ATTCATTAACGGTATGCAAAAATTGCTCAAGTAACTATCATGTCTCGTGTCATACTCGATCATTGGTTCCATCCAGGACCTGTCCAAGATGTGTATTAGCAATGGATGAAGAAGAAGGCGTTGGAAAGGACGACGACACGGAGATTAAAAAGGAAGCAGAAGCAGAAAACAAGCTTCCGCgctataaaaagaatgaaaaactCG ctgCAACAGCGCATGCGTCAGGAGCTATTGGGAAAGCAAGAGAAAACGCAGAAGTCTATAAAGCGGCTGGTGGACTTCATAAAGTTGATGCAGCTCAAAAAAAGCGCATCCTCTCCACCGCCTTCAATCACCTGCCTGCCTCAACCTTCCTCATCCCAATCACCTCAAACAATACCGCTATTTCAAACGTCGAACAATCAGAAGACAGTAAATTCATCGATATCGAACAACGACAAAACATCGCATCTCGTAACCCTTACATCGTCGACCAACATCCACGATCGAACATCACCTACATCCAAACAGAGGAACAAGTGCCACACTCCTACCAGCTGTCCGGCACCACTATCCAGCCAGAAAAACACCAATCATATCTCATCATCAAGAAAATCACCGAATCGGCTGGAAGGTCCGATCAGCCTCTTAGCGGTGAAACCGAAGACCAAAACCGCTCCACAGTTTTCAACTATCAACTGCCGACCAGTGGCAGCACTACCCTTCAGACCGGCTTCCACCCCCTCTCCAACTCCTTGTTCTACGATCGTAACATCCGCAAGAAACAGAACAATCGCGCAGCTTCCCTCCACTGTGTCACCGTAccaaaattgtcaaattctCTTAACCCCATCTCGAACGACTATCAATTGGACCGAGCAACCCTCAACGGCAGAAAGCCCTGGGCCAAACTTTCAGGCGGCAAACTCTGTATCAATCAGTCAACCAGATCAGTCGCAGAAACCTTATTGCCTTTCTATGGCGACGCCGAGAATAGCGGCAACGAAACAGAATCAGTCGGACCAGCGGAGGAAGCAACAGCGAATCTCGACAGTCGTAGTAAGCACGGGTCAAGAGTCGGCACTTTCATCCACTCATTGTTCCCAAGCCATAATAAGTCCTATACTATCACCGGTCATTCACGCGAGTTACGAGGCTTCGGCCCAAACGATCGAGACTGTCCGCTCCTGCGACAACAGCTCTGCCGTGCGGAGCACGAGCTGGAATCGCGCGAACAGCCAGACAGCAAGCCAGCAACAGTCCAGCTCCAGCGGCGCGCCCTCACGAGGTTCTTTGAGCACGTGAAATTGGAAGAAGCGCATATATCAGCGCCACTTGGAACAAAGCTAGCACACAAGGACGAGGTTAGTGACAACGAAATTGTCCGGGAAGACGCACCCGTCCAACGATACGATGACGATAATGCCATTGCTGAAACTCCACTGTTGACATCATGCGACGAGTTGGACGAGGATCGCTTAGTTGTTCGCTTTCCTTGGGTAGAGCGCGATACAGTCTCGGAAAATTCTCATGACGACAATGCCGCAGATAGGTCGCCCGTCCATTCTATTTCGGACATAGCTATGATAAAACCTGATGATCTTTCCGACCAAGTTGAGCTTACTTGTGTTAATGCGCAATCGTCATGCGCAATGGCTTTCCGACAATCGATTGAGAATGATGATCCGGCGGCGAGCGTCCTTTCAATTAACACCTATCACGCAAGGCAACAGCAAGATAACGAGGCGacggcagcggcggcggcggcgatgcGTATCGCACAAAGCAATCTTTCGGATCTTCATAATGAAGTTTCAGTTCCTGACGATAAGGCTGATACCGAGAGACAAGACTTACCCAGTGGTAGGCGATCGAGAAGTAGAAGCGGCAGTAGTAGCAGTAGCAGCAGTGGCCATAGCGACACTCCAGAACAAGCGATGAACGCGAACAATTTCTCGGACGATTTCGAAATTCTGGCCATTGGTATCGTCTCTTCACAGGAAAAGAGGGAAGAG